A region from the Macrobrachium rosenbergii isolate ZJJX-2024 chromosome 32, ASM4041242v1, whole genome shotgun sequence genome encodes:
- the LOC136855705 gene encoding E3 ubiquitin-protein ligase rfwd3.L-like isoform X1: MLKNATANSNVSAPELGMSQGISTENKNKLIIHSALDIAKDGGCRVMAYNEWLNMVVVSMPSHVSMFPGCGVKKINMLDIKSERYIPVHSKQIRDMAFNPVKNDLLLTVGMDKLIKLTNVCNNAPVGSFTAESPLWSCCWNADHANQFFVGSATGLVLMYDTRNTDGPIKTIRVTGSGPVVSMCYIPYEAAENSCTGGLLVARLSSCSFVFVKENEIEDNALLLEGPFTSLSYEKSTRHFMVSCRPSQKYPHARHLVCELQNVDIGSSAATNSKIVTANIIQTFKGGTTQKVLSRSSLVAHPLQAGSILACASDESTQSTCLWDVSSGACVQVVKCRETVIDILLLKSNQSAFLALLTDKSVKFYKWVELLS; encoded by the coding sequence atgttgaagaatgCCACTGCAAACAGTAATGTTTCAGCTCCAGAATTAGGAATGTCTCAAGGAATTTCTAccgaaaataagaataaattaataatacactCAGCACTGGACATTGCAAAAGATGGTGGTTGTCGTGTTATGGCTTATAACGAGTGGTTAAATATGGTGGTAGTGTCTATGCCCAGTCATGTGAGCATGTTTCCAGGTTGTGgagtcaagaaaataaatatgcttGATATAAAAAGTGAGAGATATATTCCAGTTCATTCGAAACAGATAAGAGACATGGCATTTAATCctgttaaaaatgatttacttcTTACAGTTGGGATGGACAAGCTTATTAAGTTGACAAATGTTTGCAACAATGCTCCTGTTGGGTCTTTTACAGCGGAGAGCCCTCTTTGGAGTTGTTGCTGGAATGCTGATCACGCTAATCAGTTTTTTGTGGGCTCTGCAACTGGATTAGTATTAATGTATGACACTCGAAATACAGACGGTCCTATCAAGACCATCAGAGTTACAGGTTCAGGGCCAGTAGTGTCTATGTGTTACATTCCATATGAAGCTGCTGAAAATTCTTGCACCGGAGGACTCCTTGTAGCAAGGTTATCCTCATGTTCGTTTGTGTtcgtcaaagaaaatgaaattgaagataATGCTTTATTATTGGAAGGTCCCTTTACCTCGCTGTCCTATGAAAAATCCACCCGACATTTTATGGTATCATGTCGACCTAGTCAGAAATATCCGCATGCGCGACACTTAGTGTGTGAACTTCAAAATGTTGATATTGGCTCCAGTGCAGCAACCAACAGTAAGATTGTCACAGCAAATATCATCCAGACATTTAAAGGGGGCACAACACAAAAGGTACTCTCACGTTCCTCTCTTGTTGCACATCCGTTACAAGCTGGTTCTATATTGGCTTGTGCAAGTGATGAATCAACACAGAGCACTTGCTTGTGGGATGTGTCTTCAGGAGCATGTGTCCAGGTGGTAAAGTGCAGAGAGACTGTAATTGATATCTTGCTCTTGAAAAGTAATCAGAGTGCGTTTTTGGCACTGTTGACTGATAAATCTGTCAAATTTTACAAATGGGTAGAATTATTAAGTTAg